The nucleotide window TAGGTCATCGGCAATCACGACCCGAACCGGAGAGTTGGAATGACAGACTTTTTAATATGATACGAAGTTAATTAGCTCAAGATATTAAAACCGAAAATAAACTTATTACTCTCTTGGTAAGCGCGGTTGCAAAATTCCTGCGAGAAATACAATGAAAAGcccaaaaatacaaaaatacaagTGGCATTTGGCGCAAaattataatattaataaaaacataaataaatagaaatacaaaccataaagtaaaaaataaacaaacggCTTCTTAACCTCGTTAGAGGCCCAACTGAGGAAGGCACCTCGAAGGAGAAACGTGCAAAATATAGCATAGAAAGAGATTCTACATCGCCTTCATGCGCTCCTCAATTCTCCACCTTACTCCAACACTTTGGCTAAGTGCTAGCTCCTTGTGGCCGGCTGGATTCGTGACCTCACCCACAAAACCGTCAGTTTGCTTGTGAAGGATCAGGTAACCACGTTCGTGCTCTACCCAAGCAATTTTGAAGTAGATTGGCGGTGGAGGCGAACGTTTGTTGTCTATTTTCTGCTCCGGTAAGGCTTTAGTTAACCGCAGCTTATCTGAGTCGGCAAATTTTGTGAGGTAGTGAAAATATCCGGGAAATCTTTTGCTCTTCACGCCAAACAAGACGGTTCCGTCTTTTTTCCAGATCCTCCACGGGCGCGGAGCCGTCTCCGAGACCACCAGGACGGTTGACCTATAAAAGGTACGGGCCGGGGACCACTTCTTGGCGGTCCGTTCGTTGATGATATCCTGATCAAAGAATGTCTGTTCGACGTCGCGCTTCCTACGGCTCGATTGCTCGTCGCAGTCGCAGCACCCCTCAGACGCGCAACTCACCATTCTACGAAATAGACCTCGTTCTTCCGCGATTATCGTCTCTGACGAAACCGCCGGCGATTCATCCAGCGATTGTAAGTTGATCGGTGTCGCTTGCGCAGTGCTACAAATGCACAGTAAGACTCCGTAGACGAAAAGCATTTGTAAGCTAATTCTGCTTACGCTTTTATAATGAAAATCGACAGGGCAACAGAATTGCCAAACGCTTGATAAAGCTTTAGACATCATGACTGGCGTTAATATTCTTGCTGAGTATTTCTTACTCGATCACGTTTTAACTTTACTGGTTGCCGTCATGATATGAGACCTGGTATTTATAGGCCACGAGAGCCCGTCCAGCTTTTTTCTCGATTACACGATGTTTTTTCTAATAGCCAATGTATATGAAatctttattgttttcaaatgcCTGATGCGTGTATTGTACCAAATAAGGGCAGGCTCGACATTTTGCACGTCGTCAATGCAAACGTTAACCAAAGAAACTTACGGTGGGGTTGTGTAAAATGTTGCGAGGCGTTAATATCTGCgattattaaaacaaatgGAGGAGctatttttaaagtaaatagAATGACGTAAATTATTGCTGAAAAGTTGTACTAGAACTAGATCGTATCATAAAACTTAACCGTCCTTAAAAAGgataaattaagaaacaatGGCAATCGTTTCGTCACTTGCGATGAGACGAAAATATCTAATTATATAAGTGGCTTGATATTTGCTGAAAATGTTAACTTGGCGTTTTCCAAATACCGTTCGTGGTTGAAAActaattttggcaaaatcgACGTCATTGTTGTGAAACCTTTTTGAAAAGTCGGTATTAATAGTACTTTCGCTAATGCCGTTATAAGCAAATGACTTTTGCGCAAAAATAGCTTAACTGAATGtcagtaaaaaatgtttttggttCAGTCAAGCATCGAAATCTCCCTTCCTTGTTTCAACACAAATGTAAGGAACGTGCAATGAATGAAAAGATTGTCATTCGCGAATCTCATTCGTTTACGGTCACTCTTATTTTACAGGACAAAATGAAAACGTCAACGTTATTGCGGTTTCACCTGCGGTCCgcaatgtttattgtttttgtataaaGTTATGTTAAAGCTCGCGGAAAGTCCCTAAGCTTAAATGAAAAAGATAAGCAAGCGGACTGGTGTGATATTAAGTGCACCTTTTCACGAGTTCCAAAACCGTATAATTAGCTGAACTCAGCTGATAATAATCTTGTTTTAGCGCAAATTCAGCAATAGGCAGCATGAGTAACTCGATTCACATCTTCAGCATAATTAACTTGGTCACCAGGTGGAGCAGTTTCAAGGAGTAATTTAATTGACGCAGCAGTCATGGTTGATTTTTATTCCTCTTCAAAGCGTTTTTGCTTTACATTATTTTCCATTTCGCAAGCTCTATTTCATGACATCATTTTTAGTGACAAACCTCACAAAATGTCAGGACCTCTGTCGATATATTAGCTTtcgttttgtttaatttttggttacagtaataataagttaaaaagtacAGCAGTAATTATTACGCAAGTAATCATCATTGAATGTTTGGCAAATGGCGTTTAGCACAGACGCATTTTTacataatatttttacaacataATGCATATATTAGTGGACTCACATTcgaaaacatataaaaaataaactttgcatTACTTGACATGACGTGTGCATAAGAAAGAAAGACTAAAGGTAGTTGCGTGAAACACATGAAACAATAAGTATTTAATTTCACATTAACAAAGATAAAGCTTAATTCTTTACGCAATGGTCGTCttataatattacaaaaatgcCGAAACACGAGTATTCGATTAGGTCTGTCATTAAGGGGCTTAGAAGCATATTTGAAGAGGCGACAATTTGTGGAAGAAAAAGAGGCATGAACACCAAGGTATGAAAACAATCGTTGAACATCCCACATATTACAAGCATCAGACATGCATAGAAGTATAATTCTGAACACCTTGACAGGTTTATTAAGAGCGCCGTGCTGGCTTAAACGTTGCCTTAAACGTTCATCTAGAATGGAAATtcttttgattaaattaaattaaatttaaattacttgaaaTTGGTTTTGCTTTCTAATCTCTTAAATTCCACTCTTCGCCTTGAGTTAGATCTTTGGACAGCGTCAGGGTTTCGCCCAACTGAGACGACATTGGATCACTACTTGTCCGCACAACGTACTTGTTTCCTTGGTAGAGTTGATAACTTTGTTTGTGTTCGTCCCACTTCATCGTGAATTTATTCCGACCATTACCGCAAGAAGTCCTTGGATCGCCCCCTCGCGGCGTCAAATGGAGCTTTCCCTTTCTATTTCGCGCAAGATACAAGATGCGATTACCGTGGTTCATGGTGAAGAGATAGTGTTTATCATCGATCCGCCAGATGTCCCACGGGCATCTTTCCTCATTCTCCAAACGAACAATAATCATATTCTGTCGCCGGTAATCGCGGCACCATTTATTCGGACCATTTATTCCCAAAACGACCTCCGTGTTTAAGTACTTCTTCTTCCCACTGCAGCTGTGACGTCGTCGATGATTGCGTCCCGTCATCCTGCAGACTCGATGGTTATCTTGCATCTCCGCGCTGAAATCAAACGACGATCGGACAGGAAAGGATTTTGTTAAACGGATCTGCGCCCCTCTCGTTGTTTTTACAACGCAGAGTAGCTCAACGATTATAAGAAACGTTCCGAGTAAAATTAAGCTCTTTTTGCTTATCGTTTTGCATTCGCCGAAGCAGGAAAAATTTCTTCCTGATCTATACAGAAAAGCTGATGCAGTTTGCATGACTGAATAAAAGAATTCTTCTTTTCAGAATCTCGATCAAGTTGAATCAATCTTGATGGCATAAACGCTGACCTAAATGCATGCTCGGCTCATATATATACAAGCCGTTGACACGTGGTGCCTTTTTCCATTTCCTTGCTTATTGGTGCAACTAAACTTGTTTCAGCTAAACAGtatacttttttctttttggaaCTGGGTGTCGGACCGAGCGagtaaagttttttaagtATATTACCTTATATGTAAATCGTTCAAAACTACAGCCTCCTTGTTCGCTCACCTGAAACCAAGGAATCCGAAAACGAAAAAACATAGAAACAAAAGAGAAAATATGCATTATAGAAGAAAGTGTTTACGCAACGAAAACTTCAGGTATAAATAGAAACAGCCTAGCGAAAAATAGCTACGGACAATTTTTAGCTTTTAAAAGGAATAAGGGTGCGCCTAATTCTGGCTATATCCTAACATTACGTAActtcagttttattgtttcCCCCACGTCAAACCGCACAACGTTGAGGTAATGTCATTCTACAGGCCATCAAATAGGTAATTTCAAGACAATGGAAACGTAACGTTACGTGCGTAGGTGTATTGACCTGCTTATTATAAACTAAGAGGTGGTCAACGGAGGTTTCAATAGTGACGTAACTTGATGGAACACTCGCTTACTCTAGCGTAAATTTGGGAGAAAATGTTCCCGGTGATTTTATGCAAAAACTCGCGCAAGTCTCACTCTTTGTACGCGGTGCCTTTGTTGTGCGAaggaaaacaaatatcaaatttgCAGCTGGATATTTTCAAAGGGCTTTCTGCAAACATTAGCTGACTCTCTCTGGCTTTCAACTTTGTCGCTCAAGCTAACATGTCAGCAACATTTCGCTCCAACTTTCTTGCTGCTGTCGTTACCAGTCGCAATTATCTATTTGCAGCGCTGCGTACAAGTCAACGAAATAATAAAGTTTGAAACGGTGCTCGACGTTGAATTTTTTTGATCAGCaagaaaacaaaccaaaaaactaaaagtaaaaactttCCTTATCTTTGTCATACAAAGTTTTTAGGCATGACTTTTGTCTTAAAGCACACCGGCATTTCAAGGTTACGTTTTgcgatgtttttgtttatggtAATCGCATTCATTTTAAATGCCAGACGTTTGTAGGAATTCAATATTTTGGTGA belongs to Clavelina lepadiformis chromosome 6, kaClaLepa1.1, whole genome shotgun sequence and includes:
- the LOC143463203 gene encoding uncharacterized protein LOC143463203, translating into MGNGRSTAQATPINLQSLDESPAVSSETIIAEERGLFRRMVSCASEGCCDCDEQSSRRKRDVEQTFFDQDIINERTAKKWSPARTFYRSTVLVVSETAPRPWRIWKKDGTVLFGVKSKRFPGYFHYLTKFADSDKLRLTKALPEQKIDNKRSPPPPIYFKIAWVEHERGYLILHKQTDGFVGEVTNPAGHKELALSQSVGVRWRIEERMKAM